A window of Planctomycetaceae bacterium contains these coding sequences:
- the pstC gene encoding phosphate ABC transporter permease subunit PstC gives MSDSTEIKSRFVAKRDSNRHEKFIHGMLFNCAGISVLTTVGIIIVLMGNAVYSPGKRTAFFEEVSVTEFLTDTKWKPEERSAASGSHSAEADWADNTARPLPGHFGILPLLSGTMMVALIASVVSVPVGLGAAVYLSEYAQPRERSFLKPALEILAGIPTVVYGFFALHFITPWVLQPFLKHVFGMEIGIFNVASAGIVVGIMVTPMIASLSEDVLRSVPRSLRESAYALGSTRFDVSMKVVVPAALSGILAAFLLAFSRAIGETMAVTIAGGHKIMFSLNPFEEVRTMTAFMVHQSFGDDSANSIQYKSIYAVGMALFVITLLINIISQMILRRFREVYQ, from the coding sequence ATGTCAGATTCGACAGAAATCAAATCGAGATTCGTCGCAAAACGCGACAGTAACCGCCACGAAAAGTTTATTCATGGCATGCTGTTCAACTGCGCTGGCATCTCTGTGCTGACCACGGTAGGGATCATCATTGTTCTGATGGGCAACGCTGTTTACTCACCGGGTAAGCGAACGGCTTTTTTCGAAGAGGTTTCTGTCACTGAATTTCTGACGGACACAAAGTGGAAGCCGGAAGAGCGAAGCGCTGCTTCCGGCAGCCATTCTGCTGAAGCCGATTGGGCAGACAATACCGCCCGGCCACTTCCGGGGCACTTCGGAATACTTCCGCTCCTGAGTGGCACCATGATGGTCGCGCTGATTGCTTCTGTGGTGAGTGTTCCGGTTGGTCTGGGAGCTGCCGTTTATCTTTCCGAATACGCCCAGCCACGAGAACGCAGCTTTTTGAAACCAGCGCTTGAAATACTGGCCGGTATTCCAACCGTCGTTTACGGTTTTTTTGCCCTGCACTTTATTACCCCGTGGGTTCTGCAACCGTTTCTGAAGCACGTCTTCGGAATGGAAATCGGCATCTTCAACGTGGCGAGTGCGGGGATTGTTGTTGGGATCATGGTGACGCCCATGATTGCTTCGTTGTCAGAGGACGTCCTTCGCTCCGTGCCTCGCAGCCTGCGGGAATCGGCGTATGCCCTCGGCAGCACTCGCTTTGATGTCTCGATGAAAGTTGTTGTTCCTGCAGCTCTCAGCGGGATTCTGGCGGCCTTCCTGCTGGCATTTTCACGAGCGATCGGAGAGACAATGGCCGTGACGATTGCCGGCGGTCATAAGATCATGTTCTCCCTGAATCCGTTTGAAGAAGTGCGTACGATGACAGCCTTCATGGTCCATCAGAGCTTCGGTGACGATTCTGCAAATTCAATTCAATACAAAAGTATCTACGCGGTTGGGATGGCACTTTTTGTCATCACACTGCTGATCAACATCATTTCTCAGATGATTCTGCGTCGCTTCAGGGAGGTCTATCAATGA
- the pstA gene encoding phosphate ABC transporter permease PstA: MTSSAVETPIQTAISFTTGSDPYMRQRLLFSRVFALLCRLATYSALAVLVILLSSVFVNCVGRLDFDFIRSVNSVSPEKAGMLAGLWGSFWLISLTGLMAIPIGVGSAVYLEEYSSDNFINRVIKVNLSNLAGVPSIVYGMLGLTVFVRMFDAYGGPGQNAKIISLLNGLIRIPIPLGDKVLAGALTMTLVILPIVIIASQEALRAVPSSIRVASLALGATRWQTIRHQVLPAALPGIATGVILAISRAIGETAPLIMIGALTVSRFCPAGIDSPVKLITQPHRILQAPLDQFTAMPIEIFHWAKQPGDDFRPVAAAGIVVLLMVLLLFNGVAVWIRHRAGKKIKW, from the coding sequence ATGACGTCATCTGCGGTCGAAACGCCGATTCAAACGGCCATCAGTTTTACCACCGGCAGTGATCCCTACATGCGGCAGAGGCTTTTGTTCTCCCGCGTGTTTGCTCTACTTTGCCGTCTCGCGACATATTCAGCCCTCGCGGTTCTTGTCATTTTGTTGTCCAGTGTTTTTGTGAATTGTGTTGGCAGGCTGGATTTTGATTTCATTCGATCCGTCAACTCTGTGAGTCCCGAAAAGGCAGGTATGCTGGCGGGGTTGTGGGGTTCGTTCTGGTTGATTTCGCTCACAGGTTTGATGGCCATTCCAATTGGTGTGGGTTCGGCGGTCTATCTGGAAGAGTATTCGTCAGACAATTTCATCAACCGAGTCATCAAAGTCAATCTTTCCAATCTTGCCGGCGTGCCTTCGATTGTCTACGGAATGCTGGGCCTGACTGTGTTCGTTCGAATGTTCGATGCGTATGGTGGACCGGGGCAGAATGCAAAAATCATCAGCCTGCTGAATGGTCTGATCAGAATTCCGATACCTCTGGGCGACAAGGTTCTGGCGGGCGCTTTGACCATGACTCTGGTCATTCTGCCAATCGTTATTATCGCGTCGCAGGAGGCACTCAGAGCTGTGCCTTCGTCAATTCGCGTCGCGTCACTGGCTCTGGGAGCGACTCGCTGGCAGACCATCCGGCATCAGGTACTGCCGGCGGCATTGCCGGGCATCGCCACGGGGGTCATCCTTGCGATTTCCCGCGCGATCGGAGAAACAGCGCCGCTGATTATGATCGGAGCTCTCACCGTTTCCCGGTTTTGCCCAGCCGGGATCGACAGTCCTGTCAAGCTGATCACGCAACCACACCGGATTCTGCAAGCTCCTCTGGATCAGTTTACCGCCATGCCGATTGAAATTTTCCACTGGGCAAAACAGCCCGGAGACGATTTTCGTCCGGTAGCAGCGGCTGGCATTGTTGTGCTGCTGATGGTTTTGCTTTTGTTCAACGGCGTGGCGGTCTGGATTCGTCATCGAGCCGGGAAGAAAATAAAATGGTAG
- the pstB gene encoding phosphate ABC transporter ATP-binding protein PstB yields the protein MANPAASSSSTTESPSVRHSTLRVPPAVAGVDRDKDLSGHATAISAKSMNFYYGENQVLFDVALTVPERSVTALIGPSGCGKSTFLRTLNRMNDLIEGTRVTGEILVQGQNIMDPAVDVVLLRKHVGMVFQKSTPFPKSIFDNIAYGPRVAGERNRAVLADLVEDCLRKAALWDEVKDRLQDSAMALSGGQQQRLCIARTLATNPQVILMDEPASALDPASTARIEDLIGELCTNYTIVIVTHNMQQASRVSHQTAFFFEGRLIESGPTTQIFTSPGEKKTEDYITGRFG from the coding sequence ATGGCGAATCCTGCTGCGTCGAGCTCTTCGACAACTGAATCCCCTTCTGTGCGTCATTCGACGCTGCGAGTTCCTCCTGCCGTTGCTGGTGTGGATCGTGATAAAGACTTGTCCGGTCACGCGACAGCCATCAGCGCCAAATCGATGAACTTCTACTACGGCGAAAATCAGGTGCTGTTTGACGTGGCCCTGACGGTCCCCGAAAGGTCGGTGACAGCGCTGATTGGTCCGTCCGGTTGTGGCAAGAGTACCTTCCTGCGCACGCTGAACCGGATGAACGACCTGATTGAAGGCACTCGTGTGACGGGTGAAATCCTGGTTCAGGGGCAGAACATCATGGACCCTGCCGTCGACGTTGTCCTTCTTCGAAAACATGTCGGGATGGTCTTTCAGAAGTCGACACCATTTCCCAAGTCGATCTTCGACAACATTGCCTACGGACCCCGTGTTGCCGGTGAACGCAATCGGGCAGTTCTGGCGGATCTTGTTGAAGATTGCCTTCGCAAGGCGGCCTTGTGGGATGAAGTCAAAGATCGCCTTCAGGATTCTGCCATGGCACTGTCCGGCGGACAGCAACAGCGTCTTTGTATTGCTCGCACTCTGGCGACAAATCCGCAGGTGATTCTGATGGACGAGCCTGCATCGGCGCTCGATCCGGCAAGTACCGCCCGTATCGAAGATCTGATCGGCGAACTGTGTACGAACTACACGATTGTTATCGTGACCCACAACATGCAGCAGGCATCACGTGTCAGTCATCAGACGGCATTCTTCTTCGAGGGACGTCTGATCGAAAGTGGTCCAACGACACAGATCTTCACCAGCCCCGGAGAGAAGAAGACGGAGGACTACATCACCGGGCGTTTCGGTTAA
- the phoU gene encoding phosphate signaling complex protein PhoU: MTAHFFREMELMHRDILSMCSTVEELVFDAIEGLRQGRSELARELAGRDREVNEWDIRIEEECLKILALYHPVAHDLRRVAVVMKITAELERVADLAVSIAERSASMSEYHAFPMPSGLEKMARKALEMLHESIDAFVEEDPQRARGVCTRDDEVDELNDELIKEVVASMKEQPHLMESGMHLFSVIRHVERVADHATNIAEDVVYLVEGAIIRHPRLPRNAGGSLATRD; the protein is encoded by the coding sequence ATGACGGCTCACTTCTTTCGTGAAATGGAACTGATGCATCGGGATATCCTCTCGATGTGCTCAACGGTTGAGGAACTTGTTTTTGATGCGATTGAAGGACTCCGTCAGGGCCGATCAGAACTGGCACGTGAACTTGCAGGTCGGGATCGCGAGGTCAACGAATGGGATATTCGCATCGAAGAAGAATGCCTGAAGATTCTTGCACTTTATCATCCCGTCGCACACGACCTGAGACGGGTTGCTGTGGTGATGAAAATTACCGCCGAACTTGAACGTGTCGCCGATCTCGCCGTCAGCATCGCGGAACGTTCGGCCAGCATGTCAGAATATCATGCATTCCCAATGCCTTCCGGTCTTGAAAAGATGGCCCGAAAGGCTCTGGAGATGCTGCATGAGAGTATCGATGCGTTTGTCGAAGAAGACCCTCAGCGCGCTCGCGGTGTCTGTACCCGCGACGATGAGGTCGACGAACTGAACGATGAACTCATCAAGGAAGTCGTGGCCTCCATGAAAGAGCAGCCGCATCTCATGGAATCAGGGATGCACTTGTTCTCAGTCATCCGCCACGTTGAACGCGTCGCGGACCATGCGACGAATATTGCTGAAGACGTTGTCTATCTTGTTGAGGGGGCAATTATTCGCCATCCTCGCCTTCCGCGGAACGCGGGAGGCAGTCTCGCCACTCGCGATTAA
- a CDS encoding response regulator, with amino-acid sequence MQQTILVIEDEQSIADVIVYNLQREGFNVHWERDGRQGLQTAQATLPALVVLDLMLPGIDGLQVCRSLKSDRRTRDIRVLMLTARSAETDEIVGFNMGADDYVTKPFRVTPLIHRIKALLRRNEEADAARNTIEMHGVEIDRTQHAARVEGQLLDLTPTEFRMLWTMISQPGRPFSRNELMETSRGEDANSLERTIDVHVRSLRKKLGPKADIIETVRGIGYRISRG; translated from the coding sequence ATGCAACAGACGATTCTTGTTATCGAAGACGAACAGTCCATTGCGGACGTTATTGTCTACAACCTTCAGCGTGAAGGATTCAATGTTCACTGGGAACGCGACGGTCGCCAGGGCCTTCAAACAGCTCAGGCTACACTGCCCGCACTCGTTGTGCTCGACCTGATGCTGCCAGGTATTGACGGTTTGCAGGTTTGCAGAAGCCTGAAGTCGGATCGTCGCACCCGAGATATTCGAGTGCTGATGCTGACGGCTCGAAGTGCAGAGACCGACGAAATTGTTGGCTTTAATATGGGAGCCGATGATTACGTCACAAAGCCATTTCGCGTCACGCCGCTGATTCACCGCATCAAGGCATTGCTGCGTCGCAATGAAGAGGCCGATGCCGCTCGAAATACGATCGAGATGCATGGGGTCGAGATCGATCGCACGCAGCATGCGGCAAGAGTCGAAGGACAGTTGCTCGACCTGACTCCAACCGAATTCCGCATGTTATGGACAATGATCAGTCAGCCTGGCCGTCCGTTTTCACGCAACGAGCTCATGGAAACTTCACGCGGCGAAGATGCAAATTCGCTTGAACGAACCATCGATGTTCACGTCCGTTCGCTCCGCAAGAAGCTGGGTCCCAAAGCCGATATCATCGAAACTGTGCGAGGTATCGGCTACCGGATCAGTCGCGGCTGA
- the xseA gene encoding exodeoxyribonuclease VII large subunit, translating into MDNLPVISVTELITAFKEVVETALPPCCVEAEISNCKKSPAGHVYLTLKDEQSEISAVLWRSAAARLKFQPKDGMRVLAAGALQVYVARGTCQFIINRLLPTGVGELEMAFRQLKEKLEREGLFEAGRKRPIPRIPQRIALVTSPTGAAVRDMIQVITRRWPVADIVVVPVRVQGEGAAAEVARALNHVHLIRGVDVVIAGRGGGSLEDLWCFNEEIVARAIAACRIPVISAVGHEVDVSIADLVADRRALTPSEAGELVVPSVADLRQSLNQLTTRLSGMLRARVETARLRIQSWESRSVFQRPMTIVDERRQRCDELAEAAQRAIQWMLERRRQQLTATAASLDALSPLKVLSRGYSLTLREDGTLVRDASTVTDGDILKTRLANGTISSVVIDSEH; encoded by the coding sequence ATGGACAATCTGCCTGTTATCTCAGTGACCGAATTGATCACTGCCTTTAAAGAAGTGGTTGAAACTGCCCTGCCGCCCTGCTGTGTCGAAGCGGAAATTTCGAATTGCAAAAAGTCGCCAGCCGGGCATGTTTATCTGACATTGAAGGACGAGCAGTCAGAGATTTCTGCCGTCCTGTGGAGATCGGCGGCAGCACGGCTGAAGTTCCAGCCGAAAGACGGCATGCGTGTTCTTGCTGCCGGTGCATTGCAGGTTTATGTCGCGCGAGGTACGTGCCAGTTCATTATCAATCGGTTGTTGCCTACGGGTGTGGGCGAACTGGAAATGGCTTTCCGACAGCTGAAGGAGAAGCTTGAGCGAGAAGGTTTATTTGAAGCGGGCCGTAAACGGCCAATACCTCGCATTCCGCAGCGAATTGCTCTGGTGACCAGCCCGACAGGCGCGGCCGTTCGAGATATGATTCAGGTCATTACCCGCCGCTGGCCGGTGGCCGATATTGTTGTTGTGCCTGTGCGTGTTCAGGGAGAAGGGGCAGCAGCAGAGGTCGCTCGGGCATTGAACCACGTTCATCTGATTCGCGGTGTGGACGTGGTGATCGCAGGGCGAGGAGGAGGTAGCCTTGAGGACCTCTGGTGCTTCAACGAGGAAATTGTCGCAAGAGCGATTGCAGCGTGCCGAATTCCGGTCATTAGTGCCGTGGGGCATGAAGTCGATGTTTCGATTGCAGATCTTGTGGCCGACCGGCGTGCCCTGACGCCCAGCGAAGCTGGCGAACTTGTCGTACCATCGGTCGCTGATCTGCGACAAAGCCTGAATCAGTTGACGACGCGCCTGTCCGGAATGCTGCGAGCCCGAGTGGAAACCGCAAGGCTTCGAATTCAGTCGTGGGAGTCGCGGTCTGTTTTTCAAAGACCGATGACCATTGTTGACGAGCGGCGACAGCGTTGCGATGAACTTGCCGAAGCTGCGCAACGCGCAATCCAGTGGATGCTGGAGCGGCGACGTCAGCAACTGACAGCGACTGCCGCTTCGCTTGACGCACTCAGTCCGCTGAAGGTTCTTTCAAGAGGATACTCTTTAACCCTTCGAGAGGACGGGACTCTTGTCCGCGATGCCTCCACGGTGACAGATGGCGATATTCTGAAGACAAGACTTGCCAACGGAACAATTTCCAGCGTCGTGATTGATTCTGAACATTGA
- a CDS encoding DUF1559 domain-containing protein, which translates to MNYRNQRRAFTLIELLVVIAIIAILIALLLPAVQQAREAARRTQCKNNFKQLGIAMHNYHDVFNTFPYGYYHSNTYHGRDSWMQQLMPYIEQAPAYNQYASSNVQWVMDTPKEIKDLKIPVLMCPSDPSAGGFGGGGGARAGGNGFQGNYVMCAGNTLMTRDSTQLNGIVFQTSSVKFRDILDGTSNTLMTSESIIRGTQTGGWGGAGGYWGGANHGSYGFTTLENPNTTVPDQVYQCKSTTFPKAPCTSILGGSALRNFARSQHTGGVQVSLSDGSGRFISDNISLDIWRGLGSRNGGEVLGEF; encoded by the coding sequence ATGAACTACAGAAATCAACGGCGTGCCTTTACGCTCATCGAACTGTTGGTGGTGATTGCAATCATCGCCATCCTGATTGCCCTCCTTTTGCCGGCTGTACAGCAGGCAAGAGAAGCAGCTCGCAGAACCCAGTGCAAGAACAATTTCAAGCAACTTGGAATCGCCATGCACAACTACCACGACGTGTTCAATACGTTTCCGTACGGTTACTATCATTCGAACACCTACCACGGACGCGATTCGTGGATGCAGCAGTTGATGCCCTACATCGAGCAGGCTCCTGCGTACAACCAGTACGCATCGTCAAATGTCCAATGGGTCATGGACACTCCGAAGGAAATCAAAGACCTCAAGATTCCAGTGTTGATGTGTCCAAGTGATCCATCGGCGGGCGGATTCGGTGGCGGTGGCGGTGCTCGGGCGGGTGGCAACGGATTTCAGGGCAATTATGTGATGTGTGCCGGAAACACCCTGATGACAAGAGACAGCACTCAATTGAACGGGATTGTATTCCAGACGTCGTCTGTCAAGTTCCGTGATATTCTCGACGGAACGTCAAACACCCTGATGACATCCGAATCCATCATACGTGGTACCCAGACGGGTGGATGGGGCGGAGCCGGTGGCTACTGGGGTGGAGCAAATCATGGATCGTATGGATTCACAACTCTGGAGAATCCCAACACGACCGTACCTGACCAGGTCTACCAGTGTAAGAGCACCACATTCCCCAAAGCTCCATGTACAAGCATCCTGGGAGGCAGTGCGTTACGGAATTTTGCCCGAAGCCAGCACACAGGTGGCGTTCAGGTATCGCTGTCTGACGGATCCGGACGATTTATCTCAGATAACATCAGCCTCGACATCTGGCGAGGTCTTGGCAGCCGAAATGGTGGGGAAGTTCTCGGCGAATTCTGA
- a CDS encoding carbon-nitrogen hydrolase family protein, producing the protein MKLVVAQIKPFVGPIERNVNRHMALIDLAIDNGADLIVFPELSLTGYEPTQAANLSRSIDDQCFDPFAFAAETYGISISVGFPLMTDALPRISMRTVGPGSPPVVYSKRYLHPDEEPFFDCGPDAAPIIHDAPKIAIAICFELSVPEHANHAFELGATTYIASAAKTAAGVEAANQRLSHLAASRSAIVMLSNSRGWQDGSLCAGCSAAWGRKGNLLGQLDADTDGIVVVDDQTEEVKIRTLQSTGD; encoded by the coding sequence ATGAAACTGGTGGTAGCTCAGATCAAACCCTTTGTCGGGCCCATCGAACGAAACGTCAATCGTCACATGGCATTGATCGATCTTGCAATCGACAATGGGGCGGATTTAATCGTCTTTCCCGAACTATCCCTGACCGGCTACGAGCCCACTCAGGCTGCCAATCTGTCTCGCTCCATTGATGATCAGTGCTTCGATCCGTTTGCATTCGCTGCAGAAACATATGGTATTTCGATCTCCGTTGGCTTTCCGCTGATGACAGACGCACTTCCCCGAATCTCAATGCGGACCGTGGGTCCGGGTTCGCCGCCTGTTGTGTATTCAAAACGATACCTGCATCCGGACGAGGAACCTTTTTTCGATTGCGGTCCGGATGCAGCCCCGATCATTCACGACGCCCCAAAAATCGCGATCGCAATCTGCTTCGAATTATCGGTGCCTGAGCACGCGAATCACGCATTCGAACTGGGAGCCACAACCTACATTGCCAGTGCAGCGAAGACAGCGGCGGGAGTAGAAGCAGCGAATCAACGATTGTCTCATCTTGCGGCCAGCCGTTCCGCCATTGTAATGCTGTCCAACAGCAGAGGCTGGCAGGATGGTTCCCTTTGCGCGGGATGTTCGGCAGCATGGGGTCGAAAAGGAAATTTGCTGGGGCAGCTCGACGCGGACACAGATGGCATCGTCGTCGTTGATGATCAAACCGAAGAAGTGAAGATCCGGACTTTACAATCGACAGGCGATTAG